A stretch of Lathyrus oleraceus cultivar Zhongwan6 chromosome 6, CAAS_Psat_ZW6_1.0, whole genome shotgun sequence DNA encodes these proteins:
- the LOC127091217 gene encoding CBL-interacting serine/threonine-protein kinase 25 translates to MEEVKQNMLFGKYEVGRVLGKGTFAKVFYAKEITTGEGVAIKVIEKEKVRKEGMMEQIKREISVMSLVKHPNIVNLKEVMATKTKILFVMEYARGGELFDKLAKGKFKEENARKYFQQLISAVDYCHSRGVSHRDLKPENLLLDENENLKVSDFGLSALPEQERQDGLLHTQCGTPAYVAPEVVRKKGYNGFKADTWSCGVILYALLAGFLPFQHENLISMYNKVFKEEYQFPPWFSSDAKRLISKILVANPERRINIPSIMNSPWFRKGLNFNSTSNDDLDLELDIESKVNLIDSSSPEFFNAFEFISTMSSGFDLSGLFEEKKKRGSVFTSKCSILEIVTKIETAAKSLRFKVKKMKEFKLRLQGNVEGRKGKLAVTAEIYEVAPELAVVEFSKCSGDTLEYVKLFEDEVRPALKDIVWSWQGE, encoded by the coding sequence ATGGAAGAAGTGAAACAAAACATGTTATTTGGAAAGTACGAGGTGGGAAGAGTACTAGGTAAAGGAACATTTGCAAAAGTGTTCTATGCCAAAGAAATCACCACGGGTGAAGGAGTAGCAATTAAGGTTATAGAGAAAGAAAAAGTGAGAAAAGAAGGCATGATGGAACAAATCAAACGTGAAATCTCCGTCATGAGTTTAGTAAAACATCCAAACATCGTCAACCTTAAAGAAGTCATGGCAACAAAGACAAAGATCTTGTTCGTGATGGAGTATGCTCGAGGTGGCGAATTATTCGACAAACTCGCCAAAGGGAAATTCAAAGAAGAAAACGCGAGAAAATACTTTCAACAACTTATTAGCGCGGTTGATTATTGTCATAGTCGCGGCGTCTCACACCGCGACTTAAAACCAGAGAACCTTTTACTCGACGAAAACGAGAATCTTAAGGTCTCTGATTTTGGTCTCTCGGCGTTGCCTGAACAGGAACGCCAAGACGGACTTTTACATACTCAATGTGGGACTCCGGCGTACGTTGCGCCGGAGGTTGTTAGGAAAAAAGGTTATAACGGTTTTAAAGCCGATACTTGGTCATGCGGTGTTATTCTTTATGCTTTACTTGCTGGTTTTTTACCTTTTCAACATGAGAATTTAATTTCCATGTATAATAAGGTTTTCAAAGAAGAATATCAATTTCCACCATGGTTTTCATCTGATGCAAAGAGGTTAATCTCGAAGATTCTCGTGGCGAATCCGGAAAGAAGAATCAATATTCCTTCGATCATGAACTCTCCATGGTTTCGAAAAGGTTTGAATTTCAATAGTACTTCAAATGATGATTTGGATTTGGAATTGGATATAGAATCAAAGGTTAATTTGATTGATTCTTCCTCACCTGAATTCTTCAATGCTTTTGAGTTTATTTCAACTATGTCTTCTGGTTTCGATCTTTCGGGTTTGTTCgaggaaaagaaaaaaagaggTTCGGTTTTTACTTCAAAGTGTTCGATTTTAGAGATTGTGACAAAAATCGAAACCGCTGCGAAAAGTTTAAGGTTTAAGGTTAAGAAAATGAAGGAATTTAAATTGAGGTTACAAGGGAATGTTGAGGGGAGAAAAGGAAAGTTGGCCGTTACGGCGGAGATATATGAGGTGGCGCCGGAGCTTGCGGTGGTTGAATTTTCGAAATGTTCCGGTGATACTTTGGAATATGTGAAGTTGTTTGAAGATGAGGTAAGGCCTGCTCTCAAGGACATTGTTTGGTCGTGGCAAGGGGAGTGA